The following proteins are encoded in a genomic region of Desulfosporosinus youngiae DSM 17734:
- the yqeK gene encoding bis(5'-nucleosyl)-tetraphosphatase (symmetrical) YqeK — protein MKLQVEVLRDLAARVLSEERFRHTLGVADWAEELAHHHGLDPVRARCAGLVHDLAKEIPIKGQLRYARRWNLLKYPEDELSPYVLHGSVAAYWLEHYYGLDDAEVLAAVANHTLGRPGMCPLEMLIYSADLTEPDRDFPKVDFLRQSLYDNLEKGTLACVEHTLLYLKEGKRPIHPLTQLTFDDLRRRQTIGTGSKNA, from the coding sequence GTGAAATTGCAGGTTGAAGTGCTGAGGGATCTGGCGGCTCGTGTTCTTTCAGAAGAACGGTTCAGGCATACTCTGGGTGTGGCAGATTGGGCGGAAGAATTGGCTCATCACCATGGATTGGATCCGGTTAGGGCTCGTTGTGCGGGATTAGTGCATGATTTAGCAAAGGAAATTCCAATAAAAGGCCAGCTTAGGTACGCACGACGCTGGAATTTGCTTAAGTATCCTGAAGATGAGCTAAGTCCTTATGTTTTGCATGGCTCGGTGGCCGCTTATTGGCTGGAGCATTATTACGGATTAGATGATGCTGAAGTCTTAGCAGCTGTTGCGAATCATACATTGGGAAGGCCGGGAATGTGTCCTTTGGAGATGCTGATTTACAGTGCTGATCTGACGGAACCTGACCGTGATTTCCCAAAAGTGGACTTTTTGCGACAATCCCTGTATGATAATTTAGAAAAGGGTACGTTAGCCTGTGTTGAACACACGTTACTATATTTGAAAGAGGGCAAGCGCCCGATTCATCCGTTAACTCAGTTGACGTTTGATGATTTACGAAGGAGGCAAACTATTGGAACTGGATCAAAAAATGCTTAG
- the rsfS gene encoding ribosome silencing factor, which translates to MELDQKMLSEVVGYVEDKKGGDITLLNLKGISMVTDYCLLVTGNTTTQVKAITDHLEEKLPEMGIPVIHLEGLPTANWVLMDCGGDLVIHVMTPDHREFYQLERLWKDAEVMSLNPVKH; encoded by the coding sequence TTGGAACTGGATCAAAAAATGCTTAGTGAAGTGGTCGGTTATGTTGAGGACAAAAAAGGTGGAGACATTACCCTTTTGAATTTAAAGGGAATTTCTATGGTCACGGATTATTGCTTATTGGTAACTGGAAATACGACGACTCAGGTTAAAGCGATCACTGACCATTTAGAAGAAAAGTTGCCGGAGATGGGAATCCCGGTTATTCATCTTGAAGGATTGCCAACGGCCAACTGGGTTTTGATGGATTGTGGCGGAGATCTAGTGATTCATGTTATGACTCCGGATCATCGTGAATTTTATCAGCTTGAACGTCTCTGGAAAGATGCGGAAGTTATGTCATTGAATCCGGTCAAGCACTAA